The Solibacillus sp. FSL W7-1464 genome contains a region encoding:
- a CDS encoding GNAT family N-acetyltransferase: MFFYEVDNEIQLKLITQNDAEEIFAFIDRSRDYLREWLGWVDNTKTVEDTREFSAMNLDKFAKREGLDTAIFYKGQFVGKVSINTINWSLKKCEIGYFLDEEYQGEGIMTRAVKGIIDIAFNEYKLGKVEIHAAVNNTKSRHIAERLGFMHEGTIRQAEWLYNHYVDHAVYGLLKDEWVGEY; encoded by the coding sequence ATGTTCTTTTATGAAGTAGATAATGAAATTCAATTAAAATTGATTACACAAAATGATGCAGAAGAAATCTTTGCTTTCATTGACCGTTCACGCGATTATTTACGTGAATGGCTAGGGTGGGTAGATAATACGAAGACTGTTGAAGACACACGCGAATTTTCTGCAATGAATTTAGACAAATTTGCAAAGCGCGAAGGTTTGGATACAGCGATTTTTTATAAAGGGCAATTTGTCGGGAAAGTATCGATTAATACGATTAACTGGTCTTTGAAAAAATGCGAGATCGGCTATTTTTTAGATGAAGAATATCAGGGAGAAGGCATTATGACACGCGCTGTGAAAGGCATCATTGATATCGCCTTCAATGAATATAAGCTTGGAAAAGTCGAAATTCATGCTGCTGTTAACAATACGAAAAGTCGTCATATTGCGGAGCGTCTTGGTTTTATGCATGAAGGGACAATCCGTCAGGCGGAATGGCTGTACAATCACTATGTCGATCATGCAGTCTATGGTCTGTTAAAAGACGAATGGGTTGGAGAATATTAA
- a CDS encoding TRM11 family SAM-dependent methyltransferase yields MTQKYLYSFTWQRDEYELSRLEMRTFFNFHVEGNVLISQEKIEPSRSPYMRSRLAVFHEADSIEQLIGMAAQLELKQKTFKIHCLNNSADAIKPKLNRAIRNDYMMRLSSAINAEPELVKPDVVLGLVIHDERYYLGELTYGEAVWLKHMQKPEMYSTALSTRDARAIVNIAVPFPDGLKVIDPCCGIGTVLVEAMSMGIAIEGRDINKRVVWGSQINLRHFGYEPNVEIGPIEEAAEGYDVAIIDMPYNLFTHITGELQQSIITNARRIAKRVVIVTIESMDDKIHEAGLTIIDRAILKKGKFERQVLICE; encoded by the coding sequence ATGACGCAAAAATACTTATATAGTTTTACTTGGCAAAGAGATGAATATGAACTTTCACGTTTGGAAATGCGCACATTTTTTAACTTTCACGTGGAAGGAAATGTTCTAATTAGCCAGGAGAAAATAGAACCGAGCCGTAGTCCATATATGCGTTCAAGGTTAGCGGTATTCCATGAAGCGGATTCAATAGAGCAGCTGATTGGAATGGCAGCGCAGCTGGAGCTTAAACAAAAAACGTTCAAAATTCACTGTTTAAACAATAGTGCTGATGCGATTAAGCCAAAACTGAACCGAGCGATTCGAAACGACTATATGATGCGCCTCAGCTCGGCAATCAATGCCGAACCGGAACTCGTAAAGCCGGACGTAGTATTGGGTCTTGTGATTCACGATGAGCGCTATTATTTAGGCGAGCTTACGTACGGTGAAGCGGTGTGGCTGAAGCATATGCAAAAGCCTGAAATGTACTCCACGGCACTGAGTACACGGGATGCCCGTGCGATTGTCAATATCGCGGTACCGTTTCCGGACGGATTAAAGGTGATCGATCCTTGCTGCGGTATCGGTACAGTGCTTGTGGAAGCGATGAGTATGGGCATTGCGATTGAAGGGCGCGATATCAATAAACGTGTTGTGTGGGGCTCCCAGATCAATCTTCGCCACTTCGGCTATGAACCGAATGTGGAAATCGGCCCAATTGAAGAGGCTGCTGAAGGTTATGATGTGGCCATTATTGATATGCCGTACAATTTATTTACGCATATTACAGGTGAGCTGCAGCAAAGCATCATTACAAATGCCCGACGTATTGCGAAGCGGGTGGTCATTGTGACAATCGAATCGATGGACGATAAAATCCATGAAGCCGGTTTAACAATAATCGACCGGGCCATATTGAAAAAAGGGAAATTCGAACGCCAAGTTTTAATATGTGAATAA
- a CDS encoding MFS transporter, protein MRIHPIRFLRIMGLLDGISLITLLLISMPLKYFADLPQFVAVNGSVHGGIFMVYFLAIVIVQLRIQWHIGWSLLSVLVAFIPFGNFLLDHQLKKMQPSLHTKPFPKQWLVYAIIFFSFFDLFVQLPIMSTYALSVGATTFIAGIVVGLYSFMNTFGNIFSGIFTDKIGAFRILVFGLLTSAISLLCYQLVDNATALLIVRCIHGFSSGFITPAAFTLLANMRASNEQGSGSAVTGSFVGIAAIVGPASSGILASKISVPNVLGIVALYGLVLLVGLVLFLRKSPLPKREKQQATEKLDWNSGILKAYGGAFFLMFSQGVLAYLLPIYVQELGYGSRVSGTLLSVFGIVAVLIFILPTNKIFDYLNPQVTLFAGVLLLGFAQISIGLTTEMSWLYAILALYGIGFAFLFPSINAILIEATTEQTRGKAYGYFYAFFSIGVVAGSSLLGALDLVGTSGFVFTGTLLFSFCIVVLYSFLRSGAAFVKVHHKEKMNHS, encoded by the coding sequence ATGCGTATACATCCGATCCGGTTTTTACGAATAATGGGCTTACTCGATGGGATTTCGCTCATTACATTATTACTTATTTCCATGCCGCTTAAGTATTTCGCGGATTTACCGCAATTTGTGGCGGTAAACGGCAGCGTACACGGCGGTATTTTTATGGTTTATTTTCTCGCAATCGTCATCGTGCAACTGCGCATTCAATGGCATATCGGCTGGTCATTGTTAAGCGTGCTGGTCGCATTTATTCCATTTGGCAATTTTCTGCTTGATCATCAACTGAAAAAAATGCAACCATCCTTACATACAAAGCCATTCCCGAAACAATGGCTCGTTTATGCCATCATTTTCTTCTCGTTTTTCGATCTGTTCGTCCAGCTGCCGATCATGAGTACATATGCATTGTCGGTCGGCGCAACAACATTCATCGCGGGGATTGTCGTTGGCCTGTATTCATTTATGAATACATTCGGCAATATCTTTTCCGGAATTTTCACCGATAAAATCGGAGCATTCCGCATTTTGGTATTCGGATTATTAACGTCTGCAATTTCGCTATTATGCTACCAGCTTGTCGATAACGCGACGGCCCTTTTAATCGTCCGCTGTATTCACGGATTCAGTAGCGGGTTTATTACTCCGGCGGCCTTTACATTGCTCGCAAATATGCGTGCATCGAACGAACAGGGGAGCGGAAGCGCGGTTACAGGTTCGTTTGTCGGCATTGCGGCGATTGTCGGTCCGGCTTCAAGCGGTATTCTCGCTAGTAAAATTTCTGTGCCGAATGTGCTGGGAATTGTTGCACTGTACGGCCTTGTCTTATTGGTCGGACTTGTCCTGTTTTTACGCAAATCACCGCTGCCAAAACGGGAAAAGCAGCAGGCAACCGAAAAGTTGGACTGGAACAGCGGTATTTTAAAAGCATATGGAGGCGCATTTTTCCTTATGTTCTCACAAGGTGTTCTCGCGTATTTATTGCCGATTTACGTACAGGAATTAGGGTATGGCTCGCGAGTATCCGGTACATTACTAAGTGTATTCGGAATCGTTGCAGTCCTGATCTTTATATTGCCGACGAATAAAATTTTCGATTATTTAAATCCGCAAGTGACTTTGTTTGCCGGAGTACTATTACTTGGATTTGCTCAAATCAGCATCGGCCTGACAACAGAAATGTCATGGCTTTATGCAATACTGGCACTTTACGGCATCGGGTTTGCGTTTTTATTCCCTTCTATTAATGCAATATTAATTGAAGCAACGACTGAACAGACGCGCGGGAAAGCGTACGGCTATTTTTATGCGTTTTTCTCCATTGGCGTAGTCGCAGGGTCTTCACTATTAGGGGCACTTGATCTGGTAGGAACATCCGGTTTTGTATTTACAGGAACATTATTGTTCAGTTTCTGTATCGTAGTTCTTTATTCATTTTTGAGATCGGGTGCGGCATTCGTGAAGGTTCACCATAAAGAAAAAATGAATCATTCATAA
- a CDS encoding ring-cleaving dioxygenase, whose product MNHIKGIHHVTAITSSAEKNYEFFTYVLGMRLVKKTVNQDDIQTYHLFFADDKGSAGTDMTFFDFPGIPKGRHGTDEIYKTAFRVPNDAALDYWVKRFDRLKVQHEGIKPLFGKQTLSFVDFDDQQYMLISDENNEGIASGTPWQKGPIPLEFAITGLGPIHVRVSNFDYFKEVLEKVLVMRQTGKEDSLHLFEVGEGGNGASVIVEHNTVLQPSRQGFGTVHHAAFRVEDTAVLREWIGRLESFGFGTSGYVDRFFFESLYARVAPGILFEWATDGPGFMGDEPYETVGEKLSLPPFLESKRDYIESVVRPIDTVRSTKTIEKEYE is encoded by the coding sequence ATGAATCACATTAAAGGAATCCACCACGTAACAGCCATTACAAGCAGTGCAGAAAAAAACTATGAATTTTTCACGTATGTTTTAGGAATGCGACTAGTTAAAAAAACTGTCAACCAGGATGATATTCAAACATACCACCTGTTTTTCGCGGATGATAAAGGTTCTGCAGGAACAGATATGACTTTCTTTGATTTCCCTGGTATCCCGAAAGGCCGTCACGGTACGGATGAAATTTACAAAACAGCTTTCCGCGTTCCAAATGATGCGGCACTGGACTATTGGGTAAAACGTTTTGACCGTCTGAAAGTACAGCATGAAGGCATCAAACCATTGTTCGGTAAGCAAACATTATCATTCGTCGATTTCGATGACCAGCAATACATGCTTATTTCAGACGAAAACAATGAAGGAATCGCTTCAGGCACACCTTGGCAAAAAGGTCCGATTCCATTAGAGTTTGCGATTACAGGATTAGGTCCAATTCATGTACGCGTTTCGAACTTTGATTATTTCAAGGAAGTTCTTGAAAAGGTATTAGTGATGCGTCAAACGGGAAAAGAAGATTCACTGCACTTGTTTGAAGTGGGAGAAGGCGGAAACGGAGCATCCGTTATTGTCGAGCACAATACGGTATTACAACCAAGCCGTCAAGGTTTCGGTACAGTACACCATGCAGCGTTCCGTGTAGAAGATACGGCCGTATTACGTGAATGGATCGGGCGTCTTGAAAGCTTCGGGTTCGGAACTTCCGGCTATGTGGACCGTTTCTTCTTTGAATCGCTTTATGCACGTGTAGCGCCGGGGATTTTATTTGAATGGGCTACTGACGGACCGGGATTCATGGGCGATGAGCCATATGAAACAGTGGGAGAAAAACTGTCATTGCCGCCATTTTTAGAGAGCAAACGTGACTATATTGAAAGTGTTGTCCGTCCGATTGATACGGTACGTTCAACAAAAACAATCGAAAAAGAATACGAATAA
- a CDS encoding MarR family winged helix-turn-helix transcriptional regulator, whose translation MNKYDKQLKAFTVLHRAQTSVQEATKKDIQQHDLNLTEFAVMELLYHKGDQPIQIIGKKVLIASSSITYVVDKLEKKNLVARVACPTDRRVTFVSLTDEGRQMIESIFPSHEEKIASIFDVLSDEELQNLTDYLKRVGHHANKF comes from the coding sequence ATGAATAAATATGACAAACAATTAAAAGCATTTACTGTTTTGCATCGGGCACAGACTTCCGTTCAAGAAGCGACGAAAAAAGATATCCAGCAGCATGATCTGAATTTAACGGAATTTGCCGTGATGGAATTGCTTTATCATAAAGGAGATCAGCCTATCCAAATCATCGGTAAAAAAGTATTGATCGCAAGCAGCAGCATCACGTATGTCGTCGATAAACTGGAGAAGAAAAATCTCGTGGCACGTGTTGCCTGTCCGACAGATCGCCGGGTTACGTTTGTTTCGTTAACAGATGAAGGAAGACAGATGATTGAATCGATTTTCCCGTCACATGAAGAGAAGATTGCATCGATTTTTGATGTGTTGTCGGATGAAGAACTGCAAAATTTAACAGACTATTTAAAGCGTGTGGGACACCATGCGAACAAATTTTAA
- a CDS encoding ABC transporter ATP-binding protein: MSQPIVEIKNLNKTIKGKHIIKDLNLDFYPGQITGFLGPNGAGKTTTIRMMTGLMYPSKGEVIIDGKQLSTNYEEAISNIGVIVENPEMYKYMSGYKNLQHFARMHKGVTKQRIDEVVAQVGLQNRIHEKVKTYSLGMRQRLGLAQAMLHRPKFLILDEPTNGLDPAGIREFRMYLRKIAAEDNVAIVVSSHLLSEIELMVDRIAIIQNGELIDIRELQHVAASQYYIEVGQPDQLQAMFEEPLTKENGGYVVNLTKEEVPALIRKLVESGIDLYTIQPIQKRLEDQFIEMTGGGAIDAIR; encoded by the coding sequence TTGTCACAGCCAATTGTGGAAATTAAAAATTTGAACAAAACGATTAAAGGCAAACATATTATTAAAGACTTGAACCTGGACTTTTATCCGGGTCAGATCACCGGATTTTTAGGTCCGAACGGGGCGGGTAAAACGACAACGATCCGTATGATGACGGGGTTAATGTACCCTTCAAAAGGAGAAGTAATCATCGATGGGAAACAGCTCTCGACAAATTATGAAGAAGCGATCAGTAACATCGGTGTAATCGTAGAAAACCCGGAAATGTATAAATATATGTCAGGGTATAAAAACTTGCAGCATTTTGCCCGAATGCATAAAGGTGTAACGAAACAGCGTATTGATGAAGTGGTAGCGCAAGTCGGACTGCAAAATCGTATTCACGAAAAAGTGAAGACGTATTCATTAGGGATGCGTCAACGCCTTGGACTGGCACAGGCGATGCTGCACCGTCCAAAGTTTCTGATTTTGGATGAACCGACAAATGGTCTGGACCCTGCCGGTATCCGTGAATTCCGTATGTATTTACGTAAGATTGCCGCAGAGGATAATGTCGCGATCGTTGTGTCGAGTCACCTTTTATCCGAAATCGAGTTAATGGTAGACCGGATCGCCATTATTCAAAATGGGGAGCTGATTGATATTCGCGAACTGCAGCATGTCGCGGCATCGCAATATTACATTGAAGTCGGTCAACCGGATCAGCTTCAGGCGATGTTTGAAGAGCCGTTAACTAAAGAGAATGGCGGCTATGTCGTCAATCTGACAAAAGAAGAGGTGCCTGCACTTATTCGGAAACTCGTTGAATCGGGCATTGATCTTTATACGATCCAGCCGATTCAAAAACGTCTTGAAGATCAATTTATCGAGATGACAGGTGGAGGTGCAATCGATGCAATTCGTTAA
- a CDS encoding sugar-phosphatase: METNEQAWGKLLKYYRQKKKQKQDDVAFGICTPSYLSRIENGIVVAEHSIYEQLFENLGIDFHKLEQQLQSQTTFLEQLYEKLLSNIELTTDEIDQLTAMQNDEQPFEQQLTAKLVYARFLYSLKEDDRARTILQEIEPLVSWKKDRITQLFVAITAFGHLSFQEFEQLSIKEENDQLAQFLSNAHPFELANYHYHIAFANHRSYKLQKALEHIELAQTFFTHQYKPLFQLKLYSMKGVIFNDSHRFQEALKEFEAGLNLLANVPSIQTPMQWSSLHNNIAYCYECQENFTEASKHYKSANNYDEDLHSAINWMRTCYAQKDFNQLDTLLKRYEEQQFTIPHHNYQRNLLAYAVESEHTIRELKSLEDKAFPHFSEQQYYSLILFYAPLWAQFYEQLHAYKQASHCFKQALYASEKIRQRMSR; encoded by the coding sequence ATGGAAACCAATGAACAAGCTTGGGGAAAACTATTAAAATATTACCGGCAAAAAAAGAAGCAAAAACAAGATGACGTAGCTTTCGGCATCTGTACCCCTTCTTATTTAAGCCGGATTGAAAACGGAATCGTTGTCGCAGAGCATTCGATCTATGAGCAGCTGTTTGAAAACCTGGGCATCGATTTTCATAAGCTCGAACAACAACTACAAAGCCAAACAACTTTTTTGGAGCAATTATACGAAAAATTATTGTCGAATATAGAGCTTACTACAGATGAAATTGATCAATTAACCGCTATGCAAAATGATGAACAGCCATTTGAACAGCAGCTGACGGCAAAGCTTGTTTATGCTCGCTTCCTTTACTCGCTAAAAGAAGATGATAGGGCGAGAACAATACTTCAGGAGATCGAGCCGCTTGTTAGCTGGAAAAAAGACCGGATCACCCAGCTATTCGTAGCGATTACCGCTTTCGGTCATCTGTCTTTTCAGGAATTTGAACAGTTATCCATTAAAGAAGAGAACGATCAATTGGCGCAATTTCTATCCAATGCCCATCCATTTGAACTGGCTAACTATCATTATCATATCGCTTTTGCGAACCACCGTAGCTACAAGTTGCAAAAAGCGCTTGAACATATTGAACTGGCACAGACGTTTTTCACCCACCAGTATAAACCGTTGTTCCAGTTGAAGCTTTACTCCATGAAAGGTGTGATTTTCAATGATTCACACCGATTCCAGGAAGCTCTCAAGGAGTTTGAAGCAGGGCTCAATCTGCTTGCAAATGTACCGTCAATCCAAACGCCGATGCAATGGAGCTCACTGCATAACAATATCGCGTATTGTTACGAATGTCAGGAGAACTTTACGGAAGCATCCAAACATTATAAATCGGCAAATAACTACGACGAAGACCTGCATTCCGCAATTAACTGGATGCGCACATGCTATGCCCAGAAGGATTTCAACCAGCTCGATACGCTGTTAAAACGCTATGAAGAACAGCAGTTTACTATACCCCATCATAATTATCAGCGCAATCTACTAGCCTATGCGGTTGAAAGTGAACATACGATCCGCGAACTGAAATCGCTGGAGGATAAAGCATTTCCACATTTCAGCGAACAGCAGTATTATTCACTGATTCTTTTCTATGCGCCATTATGGGCACAGTTTTACGAGCAGCTCCACGCCTATAAACAGGCAAGCCACTGCTTTAAGCAGGCACTGTATGCAAGTGAAAAAATTCGGCAGCGAATGAGCCGTTAA
- a CDS encoding ABC transporter permease, which produces MQFVKNEWIKMWSQKNAWIMCGLLIVLIVFVAGMNKYYDVDSSTKEARLAANEELLAHPQEMLASGELMPEDEQYFNDEIAMIEYRIANDLPPSNAMTFTEHMDLSLTLTIMVTSIFTVVIAAGIVSSEFGTGTIKMLLTRPVARWKILLSKLVASILYGVVLFAAGIVVALIVGMALFGMDSAIALSIVDGQVVQETVENTFIKTTLYSLGSTIMTIIFAFMIGTIFGSSTLAVSLSLFILLMGSTATMFIAQYDFAKYVWFANDLSFYAPGSMPMIEGLTFTFSLIVNIVYAIVFLAITFGYFMKRDVTA; this is translated from the coding sequence ATGCAATTCGTTAAAAATGAATGGATCAAAATGTGGTCGCAAAAAAATGCATGGATCATGTGCGGACTTTTAATTGTATTAATCGTATTCGTTGCAGGAATGAACAAATATTATGATGTGGATTCGAGTACAAAGGAAGCGCGTTTAGCAGCAAATGAAGAATTATTGGCGCATCCGCAAGAAATGCTTGCTTCAGGAGAACTAATGCCGGAAGATGAGCAGTATTTCAATGATGAAATTGCGATGATCGAATACCGGATCGCCAATGACTTGCCACCATCAAATGCCATGACATTTACGGAACATATGGACTTATCGTTAACATTGACAATCATGGTAACAAGCATCTTCACTGTCGTTATTGCGGCAGGTATCGTCTCATCCGAGTTTGGTACAGGAACGATTAAAATGCTGCTGACTCGCCCTGTAGCACGATGGAAAATCTTACTTTCAAAACTTGTTGCGTCTATTCTATATGGGGTTGTACTTTTTGCCGCTGGAATCGTTGTCGCATTAATTGTCGGTATGGCCTTATTTGGTATGGATAGTGCCATTGCGTTATCGATCGTAGATGGGCAAGTCGTGCAGGAAACGGTGGAGAATACCTTTATCAAAACGACGCTTTATTCGCTCGGTTCTACAATTATGACGATTATATTTGCGTTCATGATCGGTACGATTTTTGGTTCAAGTACGTTAGCGGTAAGTTTATCGCTGTTCATCCTGTTGATGGGTTCAACGGCAACAATGTTTATCGCCCAATATGATTTTGCGAAATACGTATGGTTTGCCAATGATTTATCGTTTTATGCACCGGGAAGTATGCCGATGATTGAAGGCTTGACGTTTACGTTCTCGTTAATTGTCAATATCGTGTATGCGATTGTCTTCCTGGCGATTACGTTCGGTTACTTTATGAAGCGTGATGTAACGGCTTAA
- a CDS encoding protoporphyrinogen oxidase, protein MVQLHLEVLERCSKETEDTITAESNAFASTPIHYLKDNQGEFIYVECAQFNDIRIDAVALEFDDAFNLYTALFGLKLQKKHGEVIRQYFKDNVKSALGSSSAAFSGQEGLWELNIAVDCIEGFHEKMTITEVCEMLYQFVAQLLSTVEK, encoded by the coding sequence ATGGTACAATTACATTTAGAAGTTTTAGAACGATGCAGTAAAGAAACAGAAGATACAATTACAGCGGAAAGTAACGCATTTGCATCAACACCGATCCATTATTTAAAGGACAATCAAGGGGAATTTATTTATGTGGAATGTGCACAATTCAACGATATCCGCATCGATGCGGTAGCGCTTGAATTTGATGATGCATTTAATCTGTATACGGCATTATTCGGTTTGAAACTGCAAAAGAAACATGGTGAAGTCATTCGTCAATATTTTAAAGACAATGTGAAATCTGCATTAGGAAGCAGCAGTGCAGCGTTCTCCGGTCAAGAAGGGCTGTGGGAACTGAACATTGCGGTTGACTGCATAGAAGGTTTCCATGAGAAGATGACGATTACAGAAGTTTGTGAAATGCTTTATCAATTTGTTGCGCAATTATTATCGACAGTCGAGAAATAA
- a CDS encoding MFS transporter, which translates to MDLRKEYFYLWFGFGASKLGSWIYLIALNLLVWHLTESPAAVAGIYIIGPIARILCSFFAGSIVDRTNKRIILIVCDIFRAGIVCMMPLFSEIWLIYCLIFLANIAVCFANPSSTFMITKLVLPNDRLRFNAINSMLGSGSFMIGPALSGAIIAMSSTATAMWVNGFMLLFSAFMMYLLPNQELKSSTQSTVLTLAVIRDDFRTVWKFISQRKMLLKFFVLYSTALMICFSLDSQEMSFLKDFHEVTDSVYGIIVGITGIGAIVGGYLAARLVKKLSLVSYIGVGFTCTLLSYFIFYFSPNLIIAVAAFILLGLFMAFSNAGYATFYQQTIPTEIMGRFGSSLGLIESVMQIILTLIIGFLAEIYTIQLTTSIFALIGVVIACIVYFHLLNNKSLFTKEELT; encoded by the coding sequence TTGGACTTAAGAAAAGAGTATTTTTATTTGTGGTTCGGATTTGGGGCATCCAAACTGGGCAGTTGGATTTACTTAATCGCGCTCAATCTATTAGTCTGGCATTTGACCGAGTCACCCGCAGCTGTTGCGGGCATCTATATTATTGGTCCGATTGCCCGCATTTTGTGCAGCTTTTTTGCCGGCTCGATTGTCGACAGAACGAATAAAAGAATCATCCTGATTGTTTGTGATATTTTCCGCGCCGGGATCGTCTGTATGATGCCGCTGTTTTCGGAAATTTGGCTTATTTACTGTTTGATCTTTTTGGCCAATATCGCCGTCTGTTTTGCCAACCCGAGCAGCACATTTATGATTACTAAACTTGTTTTGCCAAATGACCGTTTGCGTTTTAATGCCATCAACAGCATGCTCGGTTCAGGGAGCTTTATGATCGGTCCTGCTCTAAGTGGTGCCATTATCGCCATGAGCAGTACCGCGACGGCGATGTGGGTGAATGGGTTTATGCTGTTGTTTAGCGCATTCATGATGTATTTGCTTCCGAATCAGGAGCTCAAGTCGTCCACCCAGTCAACTGTACTCACACTTGCTGTGATCCGAGATGATTTTAGGACGGTGTGGAAATTTATCTCGCAGCGGAAAATGCTGCTGAAATTTTTTGTCCTATATTCAACAGCACTGATGATCTGCTTTTCACTTGATTCCCAGGAAATGTCGTTTTTGAAAGATTTTCATGAAGTGACGGATTCGGTATATGGCATCATTGTAGGAATCACAGGAATCGGTGCCATTGTCGGTGGCTATTTAGCTGCACGACTTGTGAAAAAGCTGTCACTCGTTTCGTACATCGGTGTCGGGTTTACATGTACATTACTTTCCTATTTTATCTTTTACTTTTCACCTAATTTAATAATTGCGGTCGCTGCTTTTATATTGCTCGGGCTGTTCATGGCATTCAGCAATGCGGGCTACGCGACCTTTTATCAGCAGACAATCCCGACAGAAATTATGGGACGGTTCGGCAGTTCTCTTGGGCTGATTGAAAGTGTGATGCAGATTATCCTGACATTGATTATCGGTTTTTTGGCGGAAATCTACACGATTCAGCTGACAACAAGCATCTTCGCTTTGATCGGAGTTGTCATTGCATGTATCGTCTATTTCCATCTGTTGAACAACAAATCATTGTTTACAAAGGAGGAGCTTACTTGA
- a CDS encoding DNA polymerase IV, with amino-acid sequence MAARIIFHLDMNSFYASVEQAHDPSLKGKPIAVAGNAKERRGIIVTSSYEARAKGIYTTMTVGEAKRKCPELLLLPPDFPKYRAASAAIFSILRSYTDLVEPVSIDEGYLDVTERSKSQHPLQLAEEIQQRILHELDLPCSIGIAPNKFLAKTASNMKKPLGITILRIRELPELLWPQEVVTMHGVGEKTAKKLNTINIFTIGDLAQADERLLIRNLGKNGARLIKRANGIDSRQVDPNAIFDTKSVGNSTTLPRDETEYYILKETFEKLSKSVSERLKVKYLAGTTVTIQIRNFDWQNASRSKTLRNAVNQADEIFEIAWKLFTENWDETPVRLIGITVSNVVDQSELTQQLSLFNFEQHIKDEPILELVDTIEKKFGKGAIKRGVRVKSKSYASKTSFSKDFLEDHTK; translated from the coding sequence ATGGCGGCGAGAATTATTTTTCATTTAGATATGAACAGTTTTTATGCATCTGTCGAACAGGCCCATGATCCGAGTCTGAAAGGGAAACCGATTGCTGTTGCGGGAAATGCAAAGGAACGGCGCGGCATTATCGTAACAAGTTCTTATGAGGCGCGTGCCAAAGGGATTTATACGACGATGACTGTAGGGGAAGCAAAGCGTAAATGTCCCGAACTGCTGTTGCTGCCACCTGATTTCCCAAAATACCGGGCAGCTAGTGCGGCAATCTTCTCCATATTACGAAGCTATACGGATCTCGTGGAACCTGTATCAATTGATGAAGGCTATTTGGATGTAACAGAACGCTCCAAATCACAGCATCCGCTCCAATTGGCCGAGGAAATTCAGCAGAGAATTTTACATGAGCTCGATTTACCTTGCTCGATTGGTATTGCCCCTAACAAGTTCCTCGCCAAAACCGCTTCAAACATGAAAAAGCCGCTCGGAATTACGATTCTTAGAATTCGCGAGCTGCCGGAGCTTTTATGGCCGCAGGAAGTCGTGACAATGCACGGGGTAGGGGAGAAAACAGCGAAGAAGCTAAATACGATCAATATATTTACAATCGGTGATTTGGCGCAAGCGGATGAACGGCTGTTAATACGGAATTTAGGGAAAAACGGGGCTCGACTCATCAAGCGTGCAAACGGCATTGACTCGCGGCAGGTTGACCCGAACGCAATATTTGATACGAAAAGCGTCGGGAATTCCACGACCCTACCTAGGGATGAGACCGAATATTATATATTGAAGGAAACGTTCGAAAAGCTGAGTAAAAGTGTATCCGAACGTCTGAAAGTAAAGTATTTGGCGGGGACAACGGTGACGATTCAAATACGCAATTTCGACTGGCAAAATGCTTCGCGCAGTAAAACATTGCGAAATGCCGTCAATCAGGCGGATGAAATATTTGAAATCGCGTGGAAGCTGTTTACCGAAAACTGGGATGAAACGCCTGTCCGACTGATCGGCATTACCGTTTCCAATGTTGTCGATCAATCCGAACTGACCCAGCAGCTCAGTCTGTTTAATTTTGAACAGCATATAAAAGATGAACCGATTTTGGAACTGGTCGATACGATTGAAAAGAAGTTCGGAAAAGGAGCCATTAAACGCGGTGTCCGGGTGAAATCAAAAAGCTATGCCTCAAAAACAAGCTTCAGCAAGGATTTTCTGGAAGATCATACAAAATGA